GCAACGAGCGTCAGGACCGGATGCGGCCCGCATCGCGCAGGTGCGGAAGGTGTTCCTTCACCGTGCGGGTGGAGAGCGCCGCACCGGCGGCGGTCTCCAGCTCGGCGACGGTGCGGTACTGCTGGCCGGAATCCGGGTTCAGCTCAAAGCCGGGTTCGAGCCGTACGCCGTCCTTGCGGCCCATGCTCGCGAGCTCACGGAGGAGGTCGAGGGCTGCGGGCGGGATCTGCTGGCCGTCGGGGTTCGTCGACATGGGGAACTCTCCTGTGGGCGAGGGGTGTTGGCCTCGGTCGGACATCAGGGGCCCGAGACGATGACGACGACGAGCACCTCTCGTCGGGCCTCGTCGATCCGGTAGAGAACGCTCGTCCAGGCGAGCCGCTCCCCTACGGCGAGTAGCGCGGTGTACAGGCCGCCGACACGGTCCGGGTAGAGCTCGCCGAGGTGGTGCGGGCGCTCGGCGAGCTTCTTCTCGAACGCCAGGATCGCGGCCCGTTCCTCGACGGTGGCCGAGGCGAGGGCGGCCCGGCCGGTGTCGCTGTAGACGACGGACCAGGAGGCGCCGGCGCTCACCGGTCGGACTCCTGGGGGCCCGCGCCGAGGATCTGGTCCGAGGTCCACCGGGGCGCTTGCGGGTCGGCGCTCGCGGCGACGGCCGCGAGGATGCGCGGCGTGGTGCGCATGACGAGGCGGTGCCGCCACACCCGGACGAGCGTTGCGTACTCCTCGGGGTCGTCGAGGTCGAGCTCGCCGAGGGCCGCCTCGAACTCCTCGCGGTCCGAGGGGTGCGCGGCGGCGAGGGCGGCCCGCAGTTGAGTAAGCGTCCGCGGTCCCCCGTGCGGGTGCGTGTGGAACGGGTCGAGGGGTTCCTCGGCGGGTGCTGCGCTCATGGGTTCGGTCCTCTCAGCTCTCGGCCTTGGTGAGGGTGAGGCGGTGGCGGGACTCCAGCTCGGCGGCGGCCTGGCGGGGAATGACGAGGATGCCGTCGAGGAGCTCGCGGGCCTTGGCGTACGCGGCGTGACGCTCGTGTTCGCCGCCGGCGCCGTCGAGGGCGCGCTCCAGGAGGGCGCGGGCCTTGCTGATGGTGGCGCGCTCCTGCTTGGGCAGGTGGCGGACGCCGGTCTTGCGGGCGTGCTCGTCGGCCGCCCGCCATGCGGTTTTCAGGATGCTGACGGCTTCCCGGTAGGCGGCGAGATCCTCGCCGCGCCGGGCGTCCTCGGCCGCGTCCATGGCGTGATGGAACCGGGCGGTGGTCGGGACTGTGACGTCGTCGAGGGCGGGGCGGTCGAGGAACGCCAGGACGTCGGCGGCGTACCGGCCGTATGCCTCGCGAACCTCGTCGTGGTCGGCCTCAATGGCGCGGCGGCGGTCGAGGGTGGCGGCGACTCGCTCGCGTTGCGCGGCCTTTCGGCGCCGCCGGCGGCTGACGATGGGCGCGGCCACAGCGGCGATACCGACCGAGACGGCGCACCCCACGACGGCGAACAGCAGCCACAGCGGGAACCCGAAACCGTCGTCATCGCTCTTGTGGTCGGCGGGCTTTTTGGTGGCCGAGTCGATCTCGTCGGCATGGCCGAGGAAGAAGTCGGGCCCCAGGTAGACCGCCGCCGCCCACGCGCATCCGAACACCAGGAACGTGACCGCGCGCCCCCACTCGGCGCGCATCCACGCCTTGAAAATGCCGGCGGCGATCACCAGGAGGACGACGTTCCCCAGGAGGACGACGCCCCACTGAGCCATATCGGACACGCGCTCGGTCATGCCGCCGCCGCGCCCCCGCGCCTGCCCGCGGGACGGCGCTTCGCTGTGCCCTTGGCGGCGGCCTTGGCCTTGTCGGCGTCGCGCTTCTTGGCGGCCTTGGCGAGCCACCCGGGGTGTGCGCGCTCGACGAGCTCCCGGAGGTACTGCGCCGTGATGTTGGCCTCGCGGGCGACGTTGGTTACGTGGCCGTAAGCGGTGGAGGTCACCGCGGCCTCGACGGCGGCCTCAAGGAGCTTGGCCTTACTCTCCTCAGCCTGCTTGGCGTCCCGCTCGGCCTGTTCGCGGAGGTCTGCGAGCGTCGGTGTGGTTGGTGTACTCATGGGGCCGAGGATGACACGTACACAAGTCATCTGCAAGCAAGACTTGTAGTTCACCTGCGACCGTGGAAGAGTGTGCGGTGATCGCTCGCCGCTGTCGCAGTGGTGGGCCTGTCGTTATGAGTCCAGCTCACAAACGGTGAGGAAAAGTCATATGGGCAAGTTCGCCAGCGCCATGAGTTCTAGCGAGTCCACGCTCCGTGTGACGGTCGCCGCCCTGATGCGGGCCTGCGGGGAGAACCAGACTGCTTTGGCTAGGGGTCTGCGGATCACTCAGGGACAGCTCAGCCGGAAGCAGACCGGCCGCGCCGCGTACAGCCTCGGGGACGTCGACTCGCTCGCGAGGCACTACGGCATCCCGGTTCCCGACCTCCTCGCCGGTCCGACGCACGCCGTGCGGAAGCTCCCGCACGTCAGGTTGGCGGACGTCGTCGGCGGCTCGCAGGAGGTTTTTACGGTCTAACGCCCTGATCACGGGCGGTGTCGGCGCGATTACCCCCGCCGCATAGCCTGATCTCCGCTACAGCTCCAAACGTGCGAAAGCCCCACCGGGGTTATCGGGAGTTAGCCGCTCCCGCCGATGAGGCTCGCGCGTGACCCTGCTCTAGGTCTGTTGTGAGTGTACCCACGGCCCCCGTGGTGAGACACCGCAGCGGCCGGAAAGGCCGAAAGAGTGGCACCCCACCGCGATATCAGCCCGGATGACTGCCCCAACTGCCACAAGGTGTTTGCGGCGCTGGAAGATCACCGGATCGCCGCACCTGAGAATTGGCTCACGACCGAGGAACTCGGGAAGGTCGTCGGTCTCAAGAAGAGGGCGACTCAAGATCACCTCGCGCACCTCTTCGCTCACTCCCGTATCGACGCGGACCGCCGTACGCCCCTCAT
The sequence above is drawn from the Streptomyces sp. NBC_00078 genome and encodes:
- a CDS encoding helix-turn-helix domain-containing protein; translation: MSSSESTLRVTVAALMRACGENQTALARGLRITQGQLSRKQTGRAAYSLGDVDSLARHYGIPVPDLLAGPTHAVRKLPHVRLADVVGGSQEVFTV
- a CDS encoding DUF2786 domain-containing protein — encoded protein: MTERVSDMAQWGVVLLGNVVLLVIAAGIFKAWMRAEWGRAVTFLVFGCAWAAAVYLGPDFFLGHADEIDSATKKPADHKSDDDGFGFPLWLLFAVVGCAVSVGIAAVAAPIVSRRRRRKAAQRERVAATLDRRRAIEADHDEVREAYGRYAADVLAFLDRPALDDVTVPTTARFHHAMDAAEDARRGEDLAAYREAVSILKTAWRAADEHARKTGVRHLPKQERATISKARALLERALDGAGGEHERHAAYAKARELLDGILVIPRQAAAELESRHRLTLTKAES
- a CDS encoding type II toxin-antitoxin system RelE/ParE family toxin encodes the protein MSAGASWSVVYSDTGRAALASATVEERAAILAFEKKLAERPHHLGELYPDRVGGLYTALLAVGERLAWTSVLYRIDEARREVLVVVIVSGP